In Thermomonas carbonis, a single genomic region encodes these proteins:
- the gph gene encoding phosphoglycolate phosphatase (PGP is an essential enzyme in the glycolate salvage pathway in higher organisms (photorespiration in plants). Phosphoglycolate results from the oxidase activity of RubisCO in the Calvin cycle when concentrations of carbon dioxide are low relative to oxygen. This enzyme is a member of the Haloacid Dehalogenase (HAD) superfamily of aspartate-nucleophile hydrolase enzymes (PF00702).) produces the protein MATTFPRLLLFDLDGTLLDSAPDMVATVNRMRTARGQPPMPLAQLRPHVSKGSRAMSAAAFPELGGEVSGAMIREFLDIYEQELGRSSVLFDGVVELLDAIEADGARWGIITNKPEYLAKQVIPQLGWDTRSAILLGGDTLAERKPHPLPLLHAAEQLGAAIEDCVYVGDDQRDIDAARAAGMRSVVALWGYRDEGELPDRWGADAMAETPGDLAAPGFWARLR, from the coding sequence ATGGCAACGACATTTCCCCGGCTCCTCCTGTTCGACCTCGACGGCACCCTGCTGGACAGTGCGCCGGACATGGTCGCCACCGTCAACCGCATGCGCACGGCGCGTGGGCAGCCACCGATGCCGCTGGCCCAACTGCGCCCGCACGTGTCCAAGGGCTCGCGGGCGATGAGCGCCGCGGCATTTCCGGAACTCGGCGGCGAGGTGAGCGGCGCGATGATCCGCGAGTTCCTGGACATCTACGAACAGGAACTCGGCCGCAGCAGCGTGTTGTTCGATGGCGTGGTCGAACTGCTGGATGCCATCGAGGCCGACGGCGCGCGCTGGGGCATCATCACCAACAAGCCGGAATACCTGGCGAAACAGGTAATCCCGCAACTCGGCTGGGACACGCGCAGCGCGATCCTGCTGGGCGGCGACACCCTGGCGGAGCGCAAGCCGCATCCGCTGCCGCTGCTGCATGCGGCGGAGCAACTCGGCGCCGCCATCGAAGACTGCGTCTACGTCGGCGACGACCAGCGCGATATCGATGCCGCGCGGGCAGCCGGCATGCGTTCGGTGGTAGCGTTGTGGGGGTATCGGGATGAGGGGGAACTCCCGGACCGCTGGGGAGCCGACGCGATGGCGGAAACGCCGGGCGACTTGGCGGCTCCCGGGTTCTGGGCGCGATTGCGATGA
- a CDS encoding TRZ/ATZ family hydrolase, producing the protein MADSIPQACDLIIEAGWVVPVVPHGVVLTDHAVVVSAGVIVAVLPVADAHARFEAKETVQRPDAALIPGLVNAHTHNPMTLLRGVADDLPLKVWLQQHIWPIEGAVIGPGFVADGVTLAIAEMLRGGTTCCNENYFFPDVQAATYKRHGFRARVGLPVIDFPTAWASSDDEYFDRAGEVHDQWRDDTLIRTAFAPHAPYTVNDANFERVRMLADQLDVPVHLHLHETAQEVQQSVEQHGQRPIARLDRLGLVNDRLIAVHMTQLTEAEIHLCAERGVSVVHCPESNLKLASGFCPACALERAGVTLAIGTDGCASNNDLDMFGETRTAALLAKAVANDAAGFDAHEALRAATLGGARAIGFDHLVGSIEPGKQADIACVDLSALETQPLHNVVSQLIYATGRHQVSDVWIDGVHKLRQRVLVDMDLDGIIANARQWRDRIATVRPA; encoded by the coding sequence ATGGCCGATTCCATCCCGCAGGCCTGCGATCTCATCATCGAAGCCGGGTGGGTGGTGCCGGTCGTCCCGCACGGCGTGGTCCTGACCGATCACGCCGTTGTCGTGTCTGCAGGCGTCATCGTGGCCGTGCTGCCCGTTGCCGATGCGCACGCCCGCTTCGAGGCGAAGGAAACCGTGCAGCGTCCCGATGCCGCGCTGATCCCGGGCCTGGTCAACGCGCATACCCACAACCCGATGACCCTGCTGCGCGGCGTCGCCGACGACCTGCCGCTGAAGGTCTGGCTGCAACAGCACATCTGGCCGATCGAAGGCGCGGTGATCGGCCCCGGCTTCGTCGCCGATGGCGTCACCCTGGCGATCGCCGAAATGCTTCGCGGCGGCACCACCTGCTGCAACGAGAATTATTTCTTCCCCGATGTGCAGGCCGCGACGTACAAGCGCCACGGCTTTCGCGCACGGGTGGGCTTGCCGGTGATCGACTTCCCGACCGCGTGGGCGAGTTCCGACGACGAGTACTTCGACCGCGCCGGTGAAGTCCACGACCAGTGGCGCGACGACACGCTGATCCGCACCGCGTTCGCGCCGCATGCGCCGTACACGGTCAACGACGCCAACTTCGAGCGTGTTCGCATGCTCGCCGACCAACTCGACGTGCCGGTGCACCTGCACCTGCACGAAACCGCGCAGGAAGTGCAGCAGTCCGTCGAACAGCACGGCCAGCGACCGATTGCGCGGCTGGATCGGCTCGGCCTGGTCAACGACCGCCTGATCGCAGTGCACATGACCCAGCTCACCGAGGCCGAGATCCACCTCTGCGCTGAGCGTGGCGTCAGCGTGGTGCACTGCCCGGAATCCAACTTGAAGCTGGCATCGGGTTTCTGCCCGGCCTGCGCACTCGAGCGGGCGGGCGTGACCTTGGCCATCGGTACCGACGGCTGCGCCAGCAACAACGACCTCGACATGTTCGGCGAGACCCGCACCGCAGCCTTGCTGGCCAAGGCCGTCGCCAATGACGCCGCAGGTTTCGATGCACACGAAGCGCTGCGTGCGGCCACCCTGGGCGGCGCCAGGGCGATCGGCTTCGATCACCTGGTCGGCAGCATCGAGCCTGGCAAGCAGGCGGACATTGCTTGCGTGGATCTCTCGGCACTGGAAACACAGCCGCTGCACAACGTGGTCTCGCAACTCATCTACGCCACCGGCCGGCACCAGGTCAGCGACGTCTGGATCGACGGCGTGCACAAACTGCGCCAGCGTGTGCTGGTCGATATGGATCTGGACGGCATCATCGCGAATGCGCGGCAGTGGCGCGACCGCATCGCCACCGTGAGGCCGGCATGA
- the epmB gene encoding EF-P beta-lysylation protein EpmB: MITAAPVALQHAAQLPPPALRWQQAWRDAVRDPRELLAMLGLGHLGKDLSDAAAMQFPLRVPRGFVARMRHGDPTDPLLRQVLPILDEERIVPGFGLDAVGDGAARRGGGVIHKYNGRALLIATGSCAVHCRYCFRRHYPYAEDTAAAAGWREAVETIRADDSLHEVILSGGDPLSLADHKLAELTDAMRGIPHIRRLRIHTRLPIVLPERVDAGLLAWLRGLPWPVAVVVHANHANEFDAAVDAAMVALRDAGATLLNQAVLLRGVNDSVEALADLCERGHRVGVLPYYLHQLDRVAGAAHFEVDDAEAIALHATLAARLPGYLVPRLVREVAGAPGKTPLVAVDVGIPSPA, encoded by the coding sequence ATGATAACCGCTGCCCCCGTGGCCTTGCAGCACGCCGCTCAACTGCCGCCTCCCGCGCTGCGCTGGCAGCAGGCATGGCGCGATGCCGTGCGCGACCCGCGCGAGTTGCTGGCGATGCTGGGGCTTGGCCATCTCGGCAAAGACCTCTCCGATGCCGCGGCCATGCAATTTCCGTTGCGGGTGCCGCGCGGCTTCGTCGCGCGCATGCGCCATGGCGACCCGACCGACCCCTTGCTTCGGCAGGTGCTGCCGATCCTCGACGAGGAGCGCATCGTCCCCGGGTTCGGGCTGGACGCGGTCGGCGATGGCGCGGCACGTCGCGGTGGCGGCGTCATCCACAAATACAACGGCCGTGCCCTGCTGATCGCCACCGGCAGTTGCGCGGTGCACTGCCGCTACTGCTTCCGCCGGCATTACCCGTATGCCGAGGACACCGCGGCCGCGGCGGGCTGGCGCGAGGCGGTCGAGACGATTCGCGCCGATGACTCCCTCCACGAGGTCATCCTCTCCGGCGGCGACCCGCTGTCGCTGGCCGACCACAAACTGGCGGAACTGACCGACGCCATGCGCGGCATCCCGCACATCCGACGCCTGCGCATCCACACTCGCCTGCCGATCGTGCTGCCGGAGCGGGTGGATGCCGGCTTGCTGGCCTGGCTGCGCGGGCTGCCGTGGCCGGTCGCGGTCGTGGTCCACGCCAACCATGCCAACGAGTTCGACGCCGCGGTCGATGCCGCGATGGTCGCCCTGCGTGATGCCGGAGCCACCCTGCTCAACCAGGCGGTGCTGCTGCGCGGCGTCAACGATTCGGTGGAGGCCCTCGCCGACTTGTGCGAACGCGGCCACCGGGTCGGCGTGCTGCCCTACTACCTGCATCAGCTGGACCGGGTCGCGGGTGCCGCCCATTTCGAAGTCGACGACGCCGAGGCCATCGCCCTTCACGCCACCCTGGCCGCACGCCTGCCGGGTTACCTGGTGCCGCGACTTGTGCGCGAGGTCGCCGGCGCGCCCGGCAAGACCCCGCTGGTTGCCGTGGACGTGGGCATTCCCTCACCGGCATGA
- the ubiG gene encoding bifunctional 2-polyprenyl-6-hydroxyphenol methylase/3-demethylubiquinol 3-O-methyltransferase UbiG: MTASAQNFSQAELDKFDELAQRWWDPDGPQKALHALNPARLGYVAGRTPLRDAAVLDVGCGGGLLSEALAQAGAKVTAIDLAPNLLKVARLHGLESGIKVDYREMAVETLAEEAPATFDTITCMEMLEHVPEPGSVIQACAQLLKPGGHLFLSTLNRTPAAFAMAIVGAEYVARLLPKGTHQYRDFIKPSELAKWLREAGLQLEDVSGLMYEPWRNSARVISRTDINYLAVARKPAA; this comes from the coding sequence ATGACCGCATCCGCGCAGAATTTCTCGCAGGCCGAACTCGACAAGTTCGACGAACTGGCCCAGCGCTGGTGGGATCCGGACGGCCCGCAGAAGGCCCTGCATGCGCTGAATCCGGCGCGCCTTGGCTACGTCGCCGGGCGCACGCCGCTGCGCGATGCCGCGGTCCTCGATGTCGGCTGCGGTGGCGGCTTGCTGAGCGAAGCGCTGGCGCAGGCCGGTGCCAAGGTCACCGCCATCGACCTCGCGCCGAACCTGCTCAAGGTCGCGCGTCTGCATGGCCTCGAGTCGGGGATCAAGGTCGACTATCGCGAAATGGCCGTCGAGACGCTGGCAGAAGAAGCGCCCGCAACGTTCGACACCATCACTTGCATGGAAATGCTCGAGCACGTGCCGGAACCGGGTTCGGTGATCCAGGCCTGCGCGCAGTTGCTCAAGCCCGGCGGCCACCTGTTCCTGTCCACCCTCAACCGCACGCCTGCCGCTTTCGCGATGGCGATCGTCGGCGCGGAATACGTGGCACGGCTGCTGCCGAAGGGCACGCATCAGTACCGCGACTTCATCAAGCCATCGGAACTCGCGAAGTGGCTGCGAGAGGCCGGCCTGCAACTGGAAGACGTCAGCGGCCTGATGTACGAACCGTGGCGCAACAGCGCGCGTGTCATCTCGCGTACCGACATCAATTACCTCGCCGTCGCGCGCAAGCCCGCGGCCTGA
- a CDS encoding phytoene/squalene synthase family protein, whose protein sequence is MSETDALQGFLGKWEAQWPEWRVAEAFVPASQRQRAQAWFALRQELAEAAWGGEDSRPGEAKLGWWAEELDGWSRGLRRHPLGLTLQKLPAPWGNLAACLPALRASRERPQGLEPAMFALEPYAEALAGVAQHLFDSATPAPARNVVVSLLAERVLRHPDAATPLGDLDVRGWARGLLAQWPAPAQGSRPGRIHAAIVRGRLQRFAGGKPVPMSRPGVLFTAWRAARG, encoded by the coding sequence ATGAGCGAGACCGACGCACTCCAGGGGTTCCTGGGCAAGTGGGAAGCGCAGTGGCCCGAATGGCGGGTGGCCGAAGCGTTCGTGCCCGCATCGCAGCGCCAGCGCGCACAGGCATGGTTCGCGCTGCGCCAGGAATTGGCGGAAGCGGCGTGGGGCGGCGAGGATTCCCGTCCCGGCGAAGCCAAGCTGGGCTGGTGGGCCGAGGAACTGGATGGCTGGTCGCGCGGACTGCGCCGGCATCCGCTCGGGTTGACCCTGCAGAAGCTGCCTGCGCCCTGGGGCAACCTTGCCGCCTGCCTGCCGGCCTTGCGTGCCAGTCGCGAGCGTCCGCAGGGCCTGGAGCCGGCGATGTTCGCGCTGGAGCCGTATGCCGAGGCGCTGGCCGGAGTTGCCCAGCACCTGTTCGACAGCGCCACCCCGGCACCGGCGCGGAACGTGGTGGTTTCCTTGCTGGCTGAACGCGTGCTGCGGCACCCCGACGCGGCCACGCCGCTGGGCGACCTTGACGTGCGCGGTTGGGCCCGCGGCCTGCTGGCGCAATGGCCAGCGCCGGCACAGGGCAGCAGGCCCGGTCGCATCCATGCCGCCATCGTCCGCGGCCGCCTGCAGCGTTTCGCTGGTGGCAAGCCGGTGCCGATGAGCCGCCCCGGCGTGCTGTTTACCGCCTGGCGCGCCGCCCGCGGCTGA
- the htpX gene encoding protease HtpX produces the protein MFKRGFLFLATNMAVLALVSIVMSILGVNPQQFGGLLIMAALFGFGGSIISLLVSKWMAKRATGAHVIETPRNEAEQWLLSTVRRQAEAAGIGMPEVAIYDAPEINAFATGANRNNALVAVSTGLLRAMSRDEAEAVLAHEVSHVANGDMVTMALLQGVLNTFVIVLSRVIGRAIDGYLGNRDGYGIGYYLGVFVLDMIFGIFASMIAMWFSRHREFRADAGGAALAGKQKMIAALERLAQTHGQSTLPKQVAAFGISGGVGNGLKRLLMSHPPLEERIAALRNAQPDAGALRQGLVA, from the coding sequence ATGTTCAAGCGCGGATTCCTGTTCCTTGCAACCAACATGGCGGTGCTGGCGCTGGTCAGTATCGTGATGTCGATCCTCGGCGTGAACCCGCAGCAGTTCGGCGGCTTGCTGATCATGGCAGCGCTGTTCGGCTTCGGCGGTTCGATCATTTCGTTGCTGGTGTCCAAATGGATGGCCAAGCGCGCGACCGGCGCGCATGTGATCGAAACCCCGCGCAACGAGGCCGAACAATGGCTGCTGAGCACGGTGCGCCGCCAGGCGGAGGCCGCCGGCATCGGCATGCCCGAGGTCGCGATCTACGACGCCCCGGAGATCAACGCCTTCGCCACCGGCGCCAACCGCAACAACGCGCTGGTCGCGGTGTCCACCGGCCTGCTGCGGGCGATGAGCCGCGACGAGGCCGAGGCCGTGCTGGCCCACGAAGTCAGTCACGTCGCCAACGGCGACATGGTGACGATGGCGTTGCTGCAGGGCGTGCTGAACACCTTCGTGATCGTGCTGTCGCGGGTCATCGGCCGCGCGATCGATGGCTACCTGGGCAACCGCGACGGCTACGGCATCGGCTACTACTTGGGCGTGTTCGTGCTGGACATGATCTTCGGCATCTTCGCCTCGATGATCGCCATGTGGTTCTCGCGCCATCGCGAGTTCCGCGCCGATGCCGGTGGTGCCGCGCTGGCCGGCAAGCAGAAGATGATCGCCGCGCTGGAGCGGCTGGCGCAGACCCATGGCCAGAGCACCCTGCCCAAGCAGGTCGCGGCCTTCGGCATCAGCGGGGGGGTGGGCAACGGCCTCAAGCGTCTGCTGATGAGCCACCCGCCGCTGGAGGAGCGCATCGCCGCGTTGCGCAACGCGCAGCCGGATGCAGGCGCGTTGCGTCAGGGCCTGGTGGCCTGA
- the folE2 gene encoding GTP cyclohydrolase FolE2 has translation MHNTTRHASLPDVAFDTAALARPLDWVGMDAMALPIRLQGEGGQALRVPASVDVAVDLKDSSARGIHMSRLYMQLQQSLANEALSAPALRKLLETCIATQQGLSTRALLRLRYDHLLLRPALASANAGWKNYPVTLQAELRDEHLHLSLGFSVEYSSTCPASAALSRQVNAARFEADFAGTRAPSSDAVRDWLSSERGLAATPHAQRSRAEIRVELRPAFDELPLRSLVDAVEASLGTPVQTAVKREDEQAFAELNAANLMFCEDAARRVAAALASDARVSAWRVRVAHFESLHPHDAVASVSGRNA, from the coding sequence ATGCACAACACCACCCGCCACGCCTCGTTGCCCGACGTCGCCTTCGATACGGCCGCGCTTGCGCGCCCGCTGGATTGGGTCGGCATGGATGCGATGGCGCTGCCGATCCGCCTGCAGGGCGAGGGCGGTCAAGCCTTGCGCGTACCGGCCAGCGTCGATGTCGCGGTCGACCTGAAGGACTCCTCCGCGCGCGGTATCCACATGTCGCGGCTGTACATGCAGTTGCAGCAGTCGCTGGCCAATGAGGCGCTGAGCGCGCCGGCGCTGCGCAAGCTGCTGGAAACCTGCATCGCGACACAGCAAGGCCTTTCGACGCGCGCGCTCCTGCGCCTGCGTTACGACCACCTGCTGCTGCGCCCGGCGCTGGCCAGCGCCAATGCCGGCTGGAAGAACTACCCGGTGACGCTCCAGGCCGAGTTGCGCGACGAGCATTTGCATCTTTCGCTGGGATTCTCGGTCGAGTATTCGAGTACCTGTCCGGCTTCCGCGGCGTTGTCGCGGCAGGTCAACGCCGCGCGCTTCGAAGCGGATTTCGCCGGCACGCGCGCGCCGTCAAGCGATGCGGTGCGCGACTGGCTGTCTTCGGAGCGTGGCTTGGCCGCGACGCCGCATGCGCAGCGCAGCCGCGCCGAGATCCGCGTCGAGCTGCGGCCCGCCTTCGACGAATTGCCGCTGCGCTCGCTGGTCGATGCAGTGGAAGCCTCGCTTGGCACACCAGTGCAGACCGCGGTCAAGCGCGAGGACGAGCAGGCTTTCGCGGAGCTCAACGCTGCCAACCTGATGTTCTGCGAGGACGCCGCGCGCCGGGTGGCTGCCGCGTTGGCATCCGATGCGCGGGTGTCCGCGTGGCGGGTGCGGGTGGCGCATTTCGAGAGCCTGCACCCGCACGATGCGGTGGCGTCCGTGAGTGGCCGAAACGCCTAA
- a CDS encoding EAL domain-containing protein: MAIGKDTALRLMLVDDQVNEAEAIVSSLRNAGIAVRPLRAETIDELASILAQQQVDMVLAEYASTQMPFAEVAMVVTGCGRDVPLLAVLDGITDEILDSVQAQGAQTVALRGRPQQFLKNVRTEWHDLDARRSQRHLEAQMRETERRCDMLIDSSREPIAYIHEGMHIRANQAYLEMFGYETFEDVEGMSLLDLIAPKDVDEFKALLKRLSKGEPPPPRHELTARDIDGDDFPAIMEFTAAQYEGEACQQVIFRRQAAEQDPELARQVEELKQRDAATGLLNRPTFLGLLDNCVAEAAGQGAVHGLLLIEPDHHAQLLEVIGLDAADDLMAAMGQRLDSVANGAITARFGEHQLALLVRGSDYRATSDLAESVREAFAGHVLEVGDNTLNATVSVGGVQIGEKIASTSQVLAKATQGVVSAVGVGGNRVQLFDPGAVDRAEQERIEAWVARIRGALDSEGFRLDFQPVIALQGDGSETYEMFLRLHGSDGVPVEASTYLPIAEEHDLLRPIDRWAVSRAIALIGERLRAGKRTSVLLSVSQEALLDPSMPAFIAEQLASAGVPGDQLILAVPEAKVFTNLHAAQEFAGALAGFGSRMALEHFGAGLNSLQTLQHFEPALLKIDPQFMDDLSKSADSQARVREIAQQAGGRGIRTVAERVQDASSMTLLFSAGVDYVQGDFLAPAGPDMTYDFS; encoded by the coding sequence ATGGCGATCGGCAAGGACACCGCTCTACGACTGATGCTTGTCGACGACCAGGTCAACGAGGCCGAGGCCATCGTCAGCAGCCTGCGCAACGCCGGCATCGCCGTGCGTCCTTTGCGCGCGGAAACCATCGACGAGCTGGCCAGCATCCTGGCCCAGCAGCAGGTCGACATGGTGCTGGCCGAATATGCGTCCACGCAGATGCCGTTCGCCGAAGTGGCGATGGTGGTCACGGGCTGCGGCCGCGACGTGCCGCTGCTGGCCGTGCTCGACGGCATCACCGACGAGATCCTGGACAGCGTGCAGGCGCAGGGCGCACAGACGGTCGCCCTGCGCGGCCGGCCGCAGCAATTCCTCAAGAACGTGCGCACCGAATGGCACGACCTCGACGCCCGCCGCTCGCAGCGCCATCTCGAAGCGCAGATGCGCGAGACCGAGCGCCGCTGCGACATGCTGATCGACTCCTCGCGCGAGCCGATCGCCTACATCCACGAAGGCATGCACATCCGCGCGAACCAGGCCTACCTGGAGATGTTCGGCTACGAGACCTTCGAGGACGTCGAGGGCATGTCGCTGCTGGACCTGATCGCGCCGAAGGACGTGGACGAGTTCAAGGCCCTGCTCAAGCGGCTGTCCAAGGGCGAGCCGCCGCCGCCGCGCCATGAACTCACCGCCCGCGACATCGACGGCGACGACTTCCCGGCGATCATGGAATTCACCGCGGCGCAGTACGAGGGCGAGGCCTGCCAGCAGGTGATCTTCCGCCGCCAAGCTGCGGAGCAGGATCCGGAACTGGCCCGCCAGGTCGAGGAGCTCAAGCAGCGCGATGCCGCCACCGGCCTGCTGAACCGCCCGACCTTCCTCGGCCTGCTGGACAACTGCGTCGCCGAGGCAGCCGGCCAAGGTGCGGTGCATGGCCTGCTGCTGATCGAACCGGACCATCACGCGCAACTGCTCGAAGTGATCGGCCTGGATGCCGCCGACGACCTGATGGCGGCGATGGGCCAGCGCCTGGACAGCGTCGCCAATGGTGCGATCACCGCCCGTTTCGGCGAGCACCAGTTGGCCCTGCTGGTCCGCGGCAGCGATTACCGCGCCACCAGCGACCTCGCCGAGAGCGTGCGCGAGGCCTTCGCCGGCCACGTGCTGGAAGTCGGCGACAACACCCTCAACGCCACCGTCAGCGTCGGCGGCGTGCAGATCGGCGAGAAGATCGCCAGCACCAGCCAGGTCCTGGCCAAGGCCACCCAGGGCGTGGTGTCCGCGGTCGGCGTGGGCGGCAACCGGGTACAGCTGTTCGATCCCGGTGCAGTCGATCGCGCCGAACAGGAACGCATCGAGGCCTGGGTCGCGCGCATCCGGGGTGCGCTGGACAGCGAAGGCTTCCGCCTGGACTTCCAGCCGGTCATCGCCCTGCAGGGCGACGGCAGCGAAACCTACGAGATGTTCCTGCGCCTGCACGGCAGCGACGGCGTCCCGGTCGAGGCCAGCACCTACCTGCCGATCGCCGAGGAACACGACCTCCTGCGCCCGATCGACCGCTGGGCGGTATCCCGCGCGATCGCCCTCATCGGTGAGCGCCTGCGCGCCGGCAAGCGCACCAGCGTGCTGCTGTCGGTGTCGCAGGAAGCCCTGCTTGATCCCAGCATGCCGGCCTTCATCGCGGAGCAGCTGGCCAGTGCGGGCGTGCCCGGCGACCAGCTGATCCTGGCCGTGCCGGAAGCGAAGGTGTTCACCAACCTGCACGCGGCGCAGGAATTCGCCGGCGCGCTGGCGGGTTTCGGCAGCCGGATGGCGCTTGAGCATTTCGGCGCGGGCCTCAACTCGTTGCAGACGCTGCAGCACTTCGAGCCTGCCCTGCTCAAGATCGATCCGCAGTTCATGGACGACCTGTCCAAGAGCGCGGACTCGCAGGCACGCGTGCGCGAGATTGCCCAGCAGGCCGGCGGTCGCGGCATCCGCACCGTGGCAGAGCGCGTGCAGGATGCGTCGAGCATGACACTGCTGTTCTCGGCGGGCGTGGATTACGTGCAGGGCGACTTCCTGGCCCCGGCCGGCCCCGACATGACCTACGACTTCAGCTGA
- the gluQRS gene encoding tRNA glutamyl-Q(34) synthetase GluQRS — protein MTLPAYRGRFAPSPTGPLHAGSLLAALGSWLLARQASGGWLLRIEDVDPPREIAGAADGQRAALAAFGLHHDGPVEYQSRHGHLYLTALDRLLTDGLAFECHCSRSDLAATGGIHRRCVAGARRPDPAIRLRVPDGCEIAFDDLVHGRVVQRVDVEVGDFVLRRTDGLWAYQLAVVVDDADQGITDVVRGADLLDSTPRQLLLQRALGVPTPRYAHLPLLLGADGRKLSKSCAAMPVDPTGPLPALRACWAALGQVALPASIESPAGFLIAATDAFRIDRVPRNALPASAAAHNADATSRR, from the coding sequence ATGACCCTGCCCGCCTATCGCGGCCGTTTCGCGCCCTCGCCCACCGGCCCGCTGCATGCGGGTTCGCTGCTGGCCGCCTTGGGCAGCTGGCTGCTGGCGCGGCAGGCCAGCGGTGGATGGCTCCTGCGGATCGAAGATGTGGATCCGCCGCGCGAAATCGCCGGCGCGGCCGACGGACAGCGTGCCGCACTGGCCGCCTTCGGGCTGCACCACGACGGCCCGGTCGAATACCAGAGCCGGCATGGCCATCTCTACCTGACCGCGCTGGACCGGTTGCTGACGGATGGACTGGCGTTTGAATGTCATTGCAGCCGCAGCGACCTAGCGGCGACCGGTGGCATCCATCGCCGCTGCGTTGCCGGTGCGCGGCGGCCCGATCCGGCGATCCGCCTGCGCGTGCCGGATGGTTGCGAGATCGCTTTCGACGATCTGGTGCATGGACGCGTAGTGCAGAGGGTGGATGTCGAAGTCGGCGACTTCGTCCTGCGCCGCACCGATGGCCTGTGGGCCTATCAGCTCGCTGTGGTGGTGGACGATGCCGACCAGGGCATCACCGATGTGGTCCGAGGTGCCGACCTGCTGGACTCCACGCCACGGCAACTCCTGTTGCAGCGCGCGTTGGGAGTGCCGACACCGCGCTACGCCCACCTGCCGCTCCTGCTGGGTGCCGACGGCCGCAAGCTGTCGAAGTCCTGCGCAGCGATGCCGGTCGATCCCACGGGTCCGCTGCCTGCCTTGCGAGCGTGCTGGGCCGCGCTTGGGCAAGTCGCGTTGCCGGCATCGATCGAGTCGCCTGCCGGCTTCCTCATCGCTGCGACCGATGCCTTCCGCATCGATCGGGTACCGCGCAACGCCTTGCCCGCATCCGCCGCAGCGCACAACGCTGATGCAACATCGCGCCGTTAG
- the efp gene encoding elongation factor P: protein MASLGMNDVKTGQKILINNDPCVITETEYVKPGKGQAFTRIKYRSIKSGRVVEMTMKATDNVEQADVVDTDMQFLYSDGEYWHFMNQESFEQVQSDKAGMGGAEKWLKGEEECVVTLWNGTPIAVQPPNFVELKITETDPGVKGDTAGTGGKPATLETGAVVRVPLFVGQDEKIKVNTRTGEYESRVK, encoded by the coding sequence ATGGCCTCCCTGGGCATGAACGACGTCAAGACCGGTCAGAAGATCCTGATCAACAACGATCCCTGCGTGATCACCGAGACCGAATACGTCAAGCCCGGCAAGGGCCAGGCCTTCACCCGCATCAAGTACCGCAGCATCAAGTCGGGCCGCGTGGTGGAAATGACCATGAAGGCCACCGACAACGTCGAGCAGGCGGACGTGGTCGATACCGACATGCAGTTCCTCTATTCCGATGGCGAGTACTGGCACTTCATGAACCAGGAATCGTTCGAGCAGGTGCAGTCCGACAAGGCCGGCATGGGCGGCGCCGAGAAGTGGCTGAAGGGCGAGGAAGAGTGCGTGGTCACGCTCTGGAACGGCACGCCGATCGCGGTGCAGCCGCCGAACTTCGTCGAATTGAAGATCACCGAGACCGACCCCGGCGTGAAGGGCGACACCGCCGGCACCGGCGGCAAGCCGGCCACCCTGGAAACCGGCGCGGTGGTGCGGGTGCCGTTGTTCGTCGGCCAGGACGAGAAGATCAAGGTCAACACCAGGACCGGCGAGTACGAGTCGCGGGTCAAGTAA